A stretch of Carya illinoinensis cultivar Pawnee chromosome 14, C.illinoinensisPawnee_v1, whole genome shotgun sequence DNA encodes these proteins:
- the LOC122294408 gene encoding T-complex protein 1 subunit eta, with protein sequence MAAMLQPQIILLKEGTDTSQGKAQLVSNINACTATADVVRTTLGPRGMDKLIHDNKGTVTISNDGATIMKLLDIVHPAAKILVDIAKSQDSEVGDGTTTVVLLAGEFLKEAKPFIEDGVHPQNLIRSYRTACSLALEKVKELAVSIEGKSLEEKKSLLAKCATTTLSSKLIGGEKEFFASMVVNAVIAIGHDDRLNMIGIKKVPGGNMRDSFLVNGVAFKKTFSYAGFEQQPKKFENPKILLLNIELELKSEKENAEIRLSDPSQYQSIVDAEWNIIYDKLDKCVQSGAKVVLSRLAIGDLATQYFADRDIFCAGRVTEEDLQRVAAATGGTVQTSVNNIIDEVLGTCELFEERQVGNERFNIFCGCPSGHTATIVLRGGADQFIEEAERSLHDAIMIVRRAMKNSTVVAGGGAIDMELSRYLRQHARTIAGKSQLFINSYAKALEVIPRQLCDNAGFDATDVLNKLRQKHALQSGEGANYGVDINTGGITDSFANFVWEPAVVKINAINAATEAACLILSVDETVKNPKSESAQGEAAASAMGGRGRGGAFPGRGRGMRRR encoded by the exons ATGGCGGCCATGCTG caaCCGCAGATCATACTGCTAAAGGAAGGAACGGACACGTCCCAAGGAAAGGCGCAGTTGGTGAGCAACATAAACGCCTGCACTGCTACGGCAGACGTGGTCAGGACCACGCTGGGGCCGAGGGGTATGGATAAGCTGATTCATGACAACAAAGGCACGGTCACCATCTCCAACGACGGTGCCACCATCATGAAGCTCCTTGACATTGTCCATCCCGCCGCCAAGATCCTTGTCGACATTGCCAAGTCCCAAGACTCCGAG GTTGGTGATGGAACCACTACAGTAGTTCTGCTTGCAGGAGAATTTCTGAAGGAAGCCAAGCCTTTTATAGAGGATGGCGTCCACCCACAAAATTTGATACGGAGTTATCGGACTGCATGCTCTTTG GCACTGGAGAAGGTCAAAGAACTGGCTGTTAGCATAGAGGGAAAAAGcctagaagaaaagaaaagcttaCTTGCTAAATGTGCTACTACAACACTCTCTTCAAAACTCATTGGTGGGGAAAAAGAGTTTTTTGCATCAATGGTTGTAAATGCTGTCATTGCAATTGGGCATGATGATAGGTTGAATATGATTGGAATAAAGAAG GTTCCTGGTGGTAACATGCGTGATTCCTTTCTGGTAAATGGTGTTGCCTTTAAAAAGACATTTTCATATGCGGGTTTTGAGCAGCAgccaaagaaatttgaaaatcccAAGATACTTCTCCTAAACATTGAATTGGAACTGAAATCTGAGAAAGAAAATGCGGAAATAAG ACTTTCAGATCCATCGCAGTACCAGTCAATTGTCGATGCAGAATGGAATATTATATATGACAAGTTGGATAAATGTGTACAGAGTGGGGCTAAGGTTGTTCTTTCGCGGCTGGCTATTGGTGATCTTGCCACACAG TATTTTGCAGATCGAGATATTTTCTGTGCTGGTCGTGTAACAGAAGAAGATTTGCAACGGGTTGCTGCCGCAACTGGTGGAACTGTACAAACATCTGTCAACAACATTATTGATGAG GTTCTTGGAACATGTGAGCTGTTTGAGGAAAGGCAAGTTGGAAATGAGAGGTTTAATATATTCTGTGGGTGTCCGTCGGGCCATACAGCCACCATAGTTCTGCGTGGTGGAGCTGATCAG TTTATTGAGGAAGCTGAGCGGAGTTTACACGACGCAATAATGATTGTTCGGAGGGCTATGAAGAACTCCACTGTAGTTGCTGGGGGTGGTGCGATCGAT ATGGAGTTAAGTCGATATCTTAGACAGCATGCCCGCACAATAGCTGGGAAATCTCAGCTTTTTATCAACTCTTATGCTAAAGCTCTTGAG GTTATTCCACGGCAGTTGTGTGATAATGCTGGATTTGATGCAACGGATGTACTGAACAAATTAAGACAGAAACACGCACTTCAATCTG GTGAAGGTGCAAATTATGGTGTGGATATCAATACTGGTGGAATTACCGATTCATTTGCCAATTTTGTCTGGGAGCCTGCAGTTGTGAAG ATTAATGCTATTAATGCTGCTACTGAGGCTGCCTGCCTTATTTTAAGCGTAGATGAGACAGTAAAAAACCCAAAG TCGGAGAGTGCACAGGGAGAAGCTGCTGCTAGTGCCATGGGTGGTAGAGGACGTGGAGGTGCTTTTCCTGGTCGCGGACGTGGTATGCGACGTCGATGA